Proteins found in one Aneurinibacillus uraniidurans genomic segment:
- a CDS encoding transglutaminase domain-containing protein, whose amino-acid sequence MGIKKAAVLFLSLVLLFGSAPTASAAVEAKNQKAYEQLKTAIHGHLTNRDTSFKLVFQGPGVYKIKGLVEQALEEIYNQDQYLYHSMESSQIGAKVGSNNKVTLYFTMEYQTTAQQEAYVTEQVKKITASIIKPRMNAHEKVRAIHDYIVSTVSYDESLNRYSAYDALASGTTVCNGYAQLANRLLTQAGVENQIISGEASSGTGEAEPHAWNLVKLDGKWYHLDCTWDDPVPDRKGSIEYMYYNLSDNQIKADHTWKTDKFPRASTSYMQTLASLRIKDANRSEFYKDMEAEIREGEALRQYSRNRGNK is encoded by the coding sequence GTGGGGATAAAAAAAGCAGCGGTACTGTTTCTTAGCCTGGTTCTGTTATTTGGAAGTGCACCGACTGCATCAGCGGCCGTAGAAGCAAAAAACCAAAAGGCGTACGAACAGCTCAAAACGGCAATCCACGGGCATCTTACCAATCGGGACACGAGTTTCAAACTCGTTTTTCAAGGGCCGGGGGTGTATAAAATAAAAGGACTTGTCGAACAGGCTCTTGAAGAGATTTATAATCAAGATCAATATTTATATCATTCGATGGAGAGCAGCCAGATAGGAGCGAAAGTAGGGTCTAATAATAAGGTTACGCTTTATTTTACGATGGAATATCAGACAACAGCCCAGCAGGAAGCATATGTAACAGAGCAGGTGAAGAAAATTACAGCTTCAATTATCAAGCCGAGAATGAATGCACACGAAAAAGTGCGGGCCATTCACGATTATATCGTTTCTACGGTGTCCTATGATGAAAGCTTGAACCGATATTCAGCGTATGATGCTCTTGCATCAGGCACAACGGTGTGCAATGGCTATGCACAGCTAGCGAACAGGCTTTTGACCCAGGCGGGTGTTGAGAACCAGATCATTAGTGGTGAGGCGTCAAGTGGGACAGGCGAGGCGGAACCACATGCGTGGAATCTCGTCAAATTAGACGGAAAATGGTATCACCTCGATTGTACATGGGATGATCCGGTGCCGGATAGGAAAGGATCTATAGAATACATGTACTACAATCTGTCTGATAACCAGATAAAAGCAGATCACACATGGAAGACAGACAAGTTTCCACGCGCCTCCACTTCATATATGCAGACACTAGCATCACTTCGTATAAAGGATGCGAATCGGAGTGAGTTTTATAAAGATATGGAAGCAGAAATTCGGGAGGGTGAGGCTCTGCGCCAGTACAGCCGTAATAGAGGGAATAAGTAG
- a CDS encoding DUF5367 family protein, protein MKKYLYTALWGVLVWFFATLFFVVFGEYVLFSPGTNAFTVSISLLIVGTGILLFGVTYLYLLFDRSENAPLKFGVIGTSVGLTLDTFSLSNHQFIFPKLDDSQVIAFTAWMSFAYVLYLVIPIMINKIKKTKCC, encoded by the coding sequence ATGAAAAAATACTTATATACAGCATTATGGGGTGTTTTAGTATGGTTCTTTGCTACACTGTTTTTTGTGGTTTTTGGAGAATATGTCCTCTTTAGTCCTGGCACCAATGCATTCACAGTTAGTATCTCCTTGCTAATAGTTGGGACAGGTATTTTATTATTCGGTGTTACATACTTATATTTACTATTTGATAGATCAGAGAACGCGCCACTTAAATTTGGAGTAATCGGTACGTCTGTTGGGTTAACATTAGATACATTTTCTTTATCTAATCACCAATTTATTTTTCCAAAGCTGGACGATTCACAAGTTATCGCTTTTACTGCTTGGATGTCTTTTGCTTACGTTTTGTATTTAGTGATACCTATAATGATTAACAAAATAAAGAAAACAAAGTGCTGTTAA
- a CDS encoding cysteine hydrolase family protein, protein MKAFINIDYTVDFVADNGALTCGEAGQAIGDRLAELTKQFVQAGDFTVMAIDLHFADDVHHPEYRLYPPHNIKGAPGRELYGAVREVYETHRSSIMWLDKTRYSAFCNTGLADELRKRSITEVHLGGVCTDICVLHTAVDAYNLGFTVVIHEDAVASFDPVGHTWALNHFKNALGFTVVHSSNR, encoded by the coding sequence ATGAAAGCTTTCATTAATATTGACTATACTGTAGACTTCGTGGCAGATAACGGGGCGCTGACATGTGGAGAGGCGGGGCAGGCTATTGGAGATCGGCTCGCCGAGCTGACCAAACAGTTTGTTCAAGCCGGGGATTTTACTGTTATGGCGATTGATCTTCATTTCGCAGACGATGTACATCATCCTGAATATCGGCTATACCCGCCGCATAACATCAAAGGAGCGCCGGGACGAGAGTTATATGGTGCAGTACGAGAAGTATACGAAACACATCGTAGTTCAATTATGTGGCTGGACAAAACACGATACAGCGCATTTTGTAATACTGGATTAGCAGACGAACTCCGAAAACGCAGCATCACAGAAGTTCACCTAGGAGGAGTTTGTACGGACATCTGTGTTTTACACACTGCTGTGGATGCATACAATCTCGGTTTTACGGTTGTCATTCATGAAGATGCTGTAGCAAGCTTTGATCCGGTCGGTCATACGTGGGCATTGAATCATTTCAAAAATGCACTTGGGTTTACTGTTGTGCATTCATCAAACAGATAG
- a CDS encoding TetR/AcrR family transcriptional regulator, translating to MAKPNIISKQELITYAKNCLVVNGIEKFTLRAVAEMAGVTQGTVYYHFRTKEQLLLEIVKDTCDRTWNELSQSNENVIRLAVESAKSRCSHDSFFHKLFLLLVVSGFTNEKIKEQLGDIIMKENRTLSDNLSKLWPASPVKGVSLETWGILLNAIVDGLALQALLSKDFSVEKTYAELEQLFIGLNNLANQGDSK from the coding sequence ATGGCAAAGCCAAATATTATTAGTAAGCAAGAGTTAATTACGTATGCAAAGAATTGCCTAGTTGTTAACGGAATTGAAAAATTCACTTTAAGAGCCGTTGCAGAGATGGCGGGAGTGACACAAGGGACTGTCTATTATCACTTTCGAACAAAAGAACAATTGTTATTAGAGATTGTAAAAGATACCTGCGATCGTACATGGAATGAATTGTCCCAGAGCAATGAGAATGTCATAAGACTGGCAGTGGAGTCAGCAAAAAGTCGTTGTTCTCACGATTCCTTTTTTCATAAACTGTTTTTACTGTTAGTTGTGTCAGGCTTTACTAATGAAAAAATAAAGGAACAACTTGGGGATATTATTATGAAAGAAAACAGAACTCTATCTGATAATTTATCAAAACTATGGCCTGCATCACCAGTAAAGGGAGTTTCATTAGAAACATGGGGAATACTTCTAAACGCAATTGTAGACGGACTAGCATTACAGGCCTTACTGTCAAAAGACTTCTCAGTAGAAAAAACGTATGCGGAACTTGAACAATTATTTATAGGGTTAAATAACCTAGCAAATCAAGGGGATAGCAAATGA
- a CDS encoding DedA family protein → MQQFVHSVLMFLSDLGYFGIAIGLMIEIIPSEIVLAYGGFLVSQGSITFVGAIIAGTIGGTIAQLFLYWIGYYGGRPFLEKYGKYLFIHSKQIDLAEYWFNRYGVGVIFTARFIPVVRHAISIPAGIARMSFTKFTLYTTLAVIPWSILFVTLGRELGAQWEHINEKAAPYVQPLVWIAIIATVLYILNILRKKRKNA, encoded by the coding sequence ATGCAACAATTTGTTCATTCCGTGCTTATGTTTTTAAGCGATCTCGGCTATTTCGGCATTGCGATCGGATTAATGATTGAAATAATTCCGAGTGAAATTGTACTCGCTTATGGAGGGTTTCTTGTCTCCCAAGGTTCTATCACGTTCGTCGGTGCCATCATCGCGGGCACGATCGGGGGCACAATCGCCCAGTTATTTTTGTACTGGATCGGCTATTATGGCGGACGCCCGTTCCTTGAAAAATACGGGAAATATTTGTTTATTCACAGCAAGCAAATCGACCTCGCGGAATACTGGTTTAATCGATACGGTGTCGGCGTAATTTTTACCGCTCGTTTCATTCCCGTTGTGCGCCATGCAATTTCGATTCCCGCTGGTATTGCCCGTATGTCATTTACTAAGTTTACGTTGTATACAACGCTTGCGGTTATCCCGTGGTCCATTCTGTTCGTAACATTAGGCAGAGAGCTCGGTGCACAGTGGGAACATATCAATGAGAAAGCTGCCCCTTATGTACAGCCGCTAGTCTGGATTGCAATCATCGCTACCGTGTTATACATACTTAACATTCTTCGTAAAAAACGGAAAAATGCCTAA
- a CDS encoding ClpP family protease — translation MREQMNEFEPQPMPQDPEKAPVQEPRKAVTEMIQQFGQTNVPTMSENNIFCLPIIGQIEGHLQLPPQNKTTKYEHLIPQLVAAEQNPQVEGVLLILNTVGGDVEAGLAIAEMMASISKPTVSLVLGGGHSIGVPIAVSTDYSFIAETATMTIHPVRLTGLVIGVAESFEYMEKMQDRVVKFVVNHSKIGEEQFRSLMLKVGELSRDVGTNVVGTKAVEYGLIDEVGGLGQAIAELRKRIEANRPIKEQEQVVQ, via the coding sequence ATGCGAGAGCAAATGAATGAATTCGAACCGCAGCCGATGCCGCAGGACCCGGAGAAAGCTCCGGTGCAAGAACCACGCAAGGCTGTTACTGAGATGATTCAGCAGTTCGGTCAGACCAATGTGCCAACGATGTCAGAGAACAATATTTTCTGTTTGCCGATCATTGGTCAGATTGAAGGTCACCTGCAGCTGCCGCCCCAAAACAAAACGACAAAATACGAACACCTTATTCCACAGCTTGTCGCAGCCGAGCAAAATCCGCAGGTGGAAGGTGTACTTTTGATTTTAAATACAGTCGGCGGTGATGTGGAAGCAGGATTGGCGATTGCGGAGATGATGGCTTCGATCTCGAAGCCTACCGTATCGCTCGTATTAGGCGGTGGTCATAGTATTGGTGTACCGATTGCTGTATCGACAGATTACTCGTTTATTGCCGAAACCGCGACGATGACGATCCATCCTGTGCGCTTGACTGGACTTGTCATAGGAGTGGCCGAAAGCTTTGAGTATATGGAAAAAATGCAGGATCGCGTTGTGAAATTTGTGGTTAATCATTCGAAGATAGGGGAAGAGCAGTTCCGTTCGCTTATGCTGAAAGTCGGTGAACTTAGCCGTGATGTTGGCACAAATGTAGTCGGTACGAAAGCAGTAGAGTACGGACTAATTGATGAAGTGGGTGGACTTGGTCAGGCTATTGCAGAGTTGCGCAAACGCATTGAGGCGAATCGTCCAATCAAGGAGCAGGAGCAGGTGGTTCAATGA
- a CDS encoding YlzJ-like family protein, which produces MIIYSAMPLELIFQNDHQEAYEHTEVQLNGVTMLVQPCGVNEARIVRLISPNPYDYMNPNYAPGQKIYFRPQFE; this is translated from the coding sequence ATGATCATCTATTCTGCGATGCCACTGGAATTGATTTTTCAAAATGACCATCAGGAAGCATATGAGCATACGGAAGTGCAGCTAAATGGTGTGACGATGCTTGTCCAACCATGCGGCGTGAATGAAGCAAGGATTGTCCGGCTAATTAGCCCAAATCCGTACGATTATATGAATCCGAATTATGCACCAGGACAGAAGATTTATTTTAGACCGCAGTTTGAGTAA
- a CDS encoding MFS transporter, with the protein MNSNQPAKLSLFQNRFVRTILLSNVLLQIGIWVRNFSILLFVMEQTGNNPYAVSLISVAEYAPIFLFSFIGGTFADRWRPKRTMVWCDMLSAASVFAVFVTLLFGSWKTIFFATLVSAILSQFSQPSSMKLFKQHVPTEQVQQGMALLQTNIAVFMIVGPVLGSLIFQSFGIQTSIVVTGITFLLSAAVLTRLPNDPSNVQEKASTGFWQDLGDGIQYVKSKYVLTALAGTFAAIGLASGVTQPLGVFLLTERLNLPKENLQWFMMVHGAAMLIGGGLIAVLSKKIAPQKLLAIGMLADSIAMATMGFSTSIALTVVAQFMVGFFFPCFMVGISTLILQNTEQSFIGRVNGVLNPFFLGMMVISMSTAGWLKDKFSLLIVFEGAAAMFIIGLLFVVPLFKLKKPGELEQTM; encoded by the coding sequence ATGAATAGCAATCAGCCTGCAAAATTAAGCCTTTTCCAAAACCGATTTGTCCGGACAATTTTGTTGTCCAACGTATTGCTACAAATCGGCATTTGGGTACGAAATTTTTCGATTTTACTGTTTGTAATGGAGCAGACAGGTAATAACCCTTACGCGGTCTCGCTCATTTCCGTAGCGGAATACGCCCCGATCTTTTTGTTTTCTTTCATTGGTGGTACTTTCGCAGACCGATGGCGCCCTAAGCGAACGATGGTTTGGTGCGACATGCTAAGCGCTGCTTCTGTGTTTGCTGTCTTCGTCACACTCTTGTTCGGATCATGGAAGACTATATTCTTCGCGACGCTCGTATCGGCGATATTATCTCAGTTTTCTCAACCTTCAAGCATGAAGCTGTTCAAGCAGCATGTGCCAACCGAGCAGGTTCAACAAGGAATGGCGCTACTCCAGACAAACATAGCGGTTTTCATGATAGTAGGTCCAGTACTCGGCTCACTCATTTTTCAGTCATTCGGCATTCAAACGTCAATTGTTGTGACAGGCATCACGTTCCTCTTATCCGCTGCCGTACTAACCCGACTGCCGAATGATCCTAGCAATGTTCAAGAGAAAGCTTCTACTGGATTTTGGCAGGATCTCGGTGACGGTATTCAATATGTGAAATCCAAATACGTATTGACCGCTTTAGCAGGAACTTTTGCTGCTATTGGACTCGCAAGTGGTGTTACGCAGCCGCTCGGCGTATTTTTGCTGACGGAGCGTCTCAACCTACCGAAGGAGAATCTGCAGTGGTTCATGATGGTACATGGCGCTGCAATGCTGATTGGTGGCGGTCTGATCGCTGTCTTGTCGAAGAAAATCGCACCGCAAAAGTTGCTGGCTATCGGCATGCTGGCAGACTCGATTGCGATGGCGACGATGGGATTCTCAACCTCAATTGCACTGACGGTTGTCGCACAGTTCATGGTCGGCTTTTTCTTCCCATGCTTTATGGTCGGTATCAGTACGCTGATTTTGCAAAATACAGAGCAGTCGTTCATCGGCCGCGTCAATGGGGTGCTAAACCCGTTTTTCTTAGGAATGATGGTCATTTCGATGAGCACAGCAGGATGGCTTAAAGACAAGTTTTCACTTCTTATCGTATTTGAAGGGGCGGCAGCTATGTTCATTATTGGTCTTCTATTTGTCGTTCCACTGTTTAAGCTAAAAAAACCTGGTGAACTGGAGCAAACGATGTAA
- the yidD gene encoding membrane protein insertion efficiency factor YidD — protein sequence MKTILLFLIRAYQRILSPLLPPSCRFYPSCSHYGLEAIQRFGAFKGGWLTIKRILKCHPFHPGGIDPVPKKKES from the coding sequence ATGAAAACCATTCTACTATTTTTAATTCGCGCCTATCAACGAATTCTCTCTCCTCTCCTGCCTCCTTCCTGCCGCTTCTATCCGTCCTGCTCCCACTATGGATTAGAAGCCATTCAGCGATTCGGAGCGTTCAAAGGCGGCTGGCTCACAATAAAGCGAATTCTGAAGTGTCATCCCTTCCACCCCGGCGGCATCGACCCGGTTCCAAAGAAAAAAGAATCATAA
- a CDS encoding phage holin family protein, giving the protein MKWIWHWVLSAVALLIVAWLFNGIWFDTVGAAFMAALVLGVINTILRPILKLLALPITILTFGIFSLVINAAMLTLAGHLVSGFHVSGFFTAFFASIVLSIVSSVLYAALE; this is encoded by the coding sequence ATGAAATGGATCTGGCACTGGGTATTGTCGGCTGTCGCTTTATTGATCGTTGCCTGGTTATTTAACGGAATCTGGTTTGATACAGTTGGTGCTGCATTTATGGCTGCTCTTGTATTAGGGGTTATCAATACCATTCTACGTCCGATTTTGAAGCTGCTCGCTTTACCAATCACCATTTTGACCTTTGGAATTTTTTCGCTCGTTATTAATGCGGCGATGCTTACTCTAGCCGGGCATCTAGTCAGTGGGTTTCATGTCAGCGGCTTTTTCACAGCCTTTTTTGCCTCCATTGTGCTGTCTATTGTGAGCAGTGTGTTGTATGCGGCGCTGGAATAG
- a CDS encoding FtsK/SpoIIIE family DNA translocase, giving the protein MAGKRSAKKSQGQAKRSFGETMRYELYGLSVITVSLLVLLTFSNPSWFGRYVSWMFRIAAGSWDFLIPLVGIGTGIYVMVQRKWPNFLSQRWIGIFLLFFAVLIWNHMLLFEQVTAGGRFADQSVISVTWEQLLKENAQISAGKPSTTDVGGGMLGALGYGLFSSGVGNAGTTLVVVFLVLIGLMLTFNISYVRILAAVRRLLGAGGVRMKEAGEDALALLSERRERRQQEKEAQAAIEAEFAEEEENDGSADEAKPGLFTRWMDKRRAQEEEPAQPSRQGRTRTERKKVSEPAVLPDMDDFIEPQEEIIVDHFADRAYGENHVPPFMPETEEKPEALYTPPSEPTVQMAGSQMKVMLRERTKLETKEPPMQQAPVSDVSLAFDEVEQMNQRYMMPKLDLLDRGKGMKPNASAKDAQHNAQKLVATLESFGVQAKVSRVQQGPTVTRYEIQPAIGVKVSKIVNLTDDIALALAARGIRMEAPIPGKSAIGIEVPNDEVALVTLREVLESLEYQKSEDKLGIALGRDISGQPIIANLARMPHLLVAGATGSGKSVCINGIIMSILFKAKPSEVKLMMIDPKMVELNVYNGVPHLLSPVVTDPRRASMALKKVVQEMERRYELFAKAGTRDLERYNEQAHREGIQPLPLIVVIVDELADLMMVAPGDVEDAICRLAQMARAAGIHLIIATQRPSVDVITGVIKANIPSRIAFGVSSMADSRTILDMGGAEKLLGRGDMLFLPMGASKPVRIQGAFISDSEVERVVEYVKGQQEAHYSPEMVPGEEAEAAYDEPEDDMYESAVELVREAQTASVSLIQRRLRVGYTRAARLIDMMEARGVVGPYEGSKPREVLIPRHDPQIS; this is encoded by the coding sequence ATGGCAGGGAAACGATCGGCGAAGAAGAGTCAGGGGCAGGCGAAGCGTAGCTTTGGAGAGACGATGCGGTACGAATTGTACGGCCTAAGTGTCATTACGGTGTCGCTTCTTGTTCTGCTTACCTTTTCGAATCCGAGTTGGTTTGGCCGATATGTGTCCTGGATGTTCCGCATTGCTGCCGGATCATGGGATTTTCTCATTCCGCTTGTTGGGATTGGGACAGGCATATATGTAATGGTGCAGCGCAAATGGCCAAATTTTCTCAGCCAGCGCTGGATTGGTATTTTTCTGTTGTTTTTTGCCGTGTTGATCTGGAATCATATGCTGCTGTTTGAGCAGGTGACGGCAGGCGGACGGTTTGCAGACCAGTCGGTGATTAGCGTGACGTGGGAGCAGCTGCTCAAGGAAAATGCACAGATTAGCGCAGGTAAGCCGTCGACAACGGATGTCGGGGGCGGGATGCTTGGAGCGCTTGGCTACGGACTATTTTCATCCGGGGTCGGTAATGCCGGAACAACGCTTGTTGTGGTGTTTCTCGTACTTATTGGATTGATGCTGACGTTTAACATTTCGTATGTACGCATTCTTGCAGCGGTGCGTCGCCTGCTCGGTGCAGGTGGGGTGCGGATGAAGGAAGCGGGAGAAGATGCGCTGGCATTGCTAAGTGAGCGCCGAGAACGACGCCAGCAGGAGAAGGAGGCACAAGCAGCTATCGAAGCGGAGTTCGCAGAGGAAGAGGAGAATGACGGTTCAGCAGATGAAGCGAAGCCAGGTCTATTCACACGCTGGATGGATAAGCGTCGGGCACAGGAAGAAGAACCTGCACAACCGAGCAGACAGGGGCGTACCCGTACAGAGCGTAAGAAAGTGAGCGAACCGGCTGTTCTGCCGGATATGGATGACTTTATAGAACCGCAGGAAGAGATTATCGTCGACCATTTTGCAGATCGTGCATATGGAGAAAATCATGTGCCGCCGTTTATGCCAGAGACGGAAGAGAAGCCGGAAGCGCTGTACACACCACCTAGCGAGCCGACGGTGCAAATGGCAGGGTCGCAGATGAAGGTTATGCTTCGGGAACGCACAAAGCTAGAAACGAAAGAACCACCGATGCAGCAGGCGCCTGTGTCCGATGTGTCGCTCGCGTTTGACGAAGTGGAGCAGATGAATCAGCGGTATATGATGCCGAAACTTGATCTGCTTGACCGAGGCAAAGGTATGAAGCCGAATGCATCAGCGAAGGATGCGCAGCATAACGCACAGAAGCTGGTCGCAACATTAGAAAGCTTTGGCGTGCAGGCAAAGGTAAGTCGCGTGCAGCAGGGCCCAACGGTTACGCGCTACGAGATTCAGCCAGCGATTGGCGTCAAGGTTAGTAAGATTGTGAATTTGACCGATGACATTGCGCTGGCACTCGCAGCGCGCGGCATCCGGATGGAAGCTCCTATTCCGGGCAAATCTGCGATTGGCATCGAGGTGCCAAATGATGAAGTGGCACTTGTGACGTTACGTGAAGTGCTAGAAAGCCTTGAATATCAGAAATCAGAAGATAAGCTTGGCATTGCGCTCGGTCGGGATATTTCCGGGCAGCCGATCATTGCAAATCTAGCTCGCATGCCGCATTTGCTTGTTGCAGGAGCGACGGGCAGCGGGAAATCTGTGTGCATTAACGGCATTATTATGAGCATTTTGTTTAAGGCTAAGCCATCAGAAGTAAAGCTGATGATGATTGATCCAAAAATGGTTGAATTGAACGTGTATAACGGTGTGCCGCATTTGTTATCGCCCGTTGTAACCGATCCGCGCCGAGCTTCGATGGCGCTCAAAAAAGTGGTGCAGGAAATGGAGCGCCGCTATGAACTGTTCGCGAAAGCGGGGACACGTGATCTGGAGCGGTATAATGAACAGGCGCACCGCGAAGGGATTCAACCGCTGCCGCTTATTGTGGTCATCGTGGACGAGCTGGCAGATTTGATGATGGTAGCACCGGGGGATGTGGAAGATGCGATCTGCCGTCTTGCACAGATGGCGCGTGCCGCAGGCATCCACCTCATTATCGCTACACAGCGTCCGTCTGTTGATGTCATTACGGGTGTGATCAAAGCTAATATTCCGTCACGTATTGCGTTCGGTGTATCATCAATGGCGGATTCACGTACGATTCTTGATATGGGTGGTGCTGAGAAGCTGCTCGGCCGGGGAGATATGCTGTTTTTGCCGATGGGTGCATCGAAGCCCGTGCGTATTCAAGGCGCTTTTATTAGCGATAGCGAAGTAGAGCGTGTGGTAGAATACGTGAAAGGACAGCAGGAAGCGCATTATAGTCCGGAGATGGTGCCAGGTGAAGAAGCGGAAGCGGCCTATGATGAACCGGAGGATGATATGTATGAATCCGCAGTCGAGCTGGTACGTGAGGCGCAGACTGCATCGGTGTCACTGATTCAGCGCCGCCTGCGCGTCGGTTATACACGGGCAGCTCGCTTGATTGATATGATGGAAGCGCGTGGTGTTGTGGGCCCGTACGAGGGCAGTAAGCCGCGTGAAGTACTCATTCCGCGCCACGACCCGCAAATTTCGTAG
- a CDS encoding DUF1516 family protein, with protein sequence MVHIHTGLWSLLLILFVLSFIILRLGNEQGYKILHMLTRLVMLLVIVSGFMLVSAYNFIPITLVKGSLALFLIGLMEMILLDAYKGERRPILWVLFIIDLLVVMYIGYKMIG encoded by the coding sequence ATGGTACACATACATACCGGATTATGGTCTCTGCTTCTCATTTTATTCGTTCTCAGCTTTATTATCCTGCGCTTAGGAAATGAACAAGGGTATAAAATTCTTCATATGCTCACCCGCCTCGTCATGTTGCTTGTCATCGTCAGCGGTTTTATGCTCGTTTCAGCCTACAATTTCATCCCGATTACGCTTGTAAAAGGCTCACTGGCACTTTTCTTGATCGGGTTAATGGAGATGATCCTGCTCGATGCGTATAAAGGCGAGCGCAGACCTATACTATGGGTGCTATTTATCATTGACCTGCTCGTGGTCATGTATATCGGGTATAAAATGATCGGATAA
- the tlp gene encoding small acid-soluble spore protein Tlp produces MAKPDNRQDNVQKLQEMIQNTIGNIEAAEETMSNTHMSEEQRHKVEEKNERRRNSIESMRSEIKDEARK; encoded by the coding sequence ATGGCGAAACCAGATAACCGTCAGGACAACGTGCAAAAACTACAGGAAATGATTCAAAACACGATCGGAAACATCGAAGCCGCAGAAGAGACGATGAGCAATACGCATATGAGCGAAGAGCAGCGTCATAAAGTTGAAGAGAAAAACGAACGCCGCCGCAACAGCATCGAATCGATGCGTAGTGAGATTAAGGATGAAGCACGCAAATAA
- a CDS encoding CobW family GTP-binding protein: protein MAQGQIELYILTGFLGSGKSTLLARLLEAEHKQERRVGVIMNEVGEISIDSAYIPDGMPLAELLNGCVCCSIQGELTMQLYQMAQTYELDAVYIEATGAAHPLEVLEACTHPSLAPLYEMRAIVGVIDMKQWQNRQELKKPVQQLLEAQAKYVDIIIGTKQDRLTEAERVTVAETITSCQPEAIHTFTTYARIDPDIITRSRPRYRTDQPHEKTHVHHHLHLRTYTRFLSGALPRMAFENWLRSLPPTVYRAKGFIHVTDTSRLFLFQYAYGEPMLIPYNSDRPCEDVLVFIGDNLDTDRIEQALNELENAARREGTL from the coding sequence ATGGCACAAGGACAAATTGAATTGTATATACTCACGGGATTTCTCGGCAGCGGGAAAAGTACACTGCTCGCTCGCTTGTTGGAAGCAGAACACAAGCAAGAGCGGCGAGTTGGTGTCATTATGAACGAAGTGGGCGAGATTAGCATTGATTCGGCATACATACCAGACGGCATGCCGCTTGCAGAATTGCTCAATGGCTGTGTGTGCTGCAGCATACAGGGAGAGCTGACGATGCAGTTATATCAGATGGCTCAGACGTATGAGCTAGACGCAGTATATATCGAGGCGACAGGAGCTGCACACCCGCTTGAAGTGCTCGAAGCTTGCACACATCCATCGCTTGCGCCACTGTATGAGATGCGTGCGATCGTAGGCGTGATTGATATGAAGCAGTGGCAAAATCGCCAGGAACTAAAAAAGCCTGTGCAGCAGTTGCTAGAAGCACAGGCAAAATATGTGGATATTATCATTGGTACGAAGCAGGATCGGCTTACGGAAGCGGAACGAGTAACGGTAGCTGAGACCATAACATCATGTCAGCCAGAAGCGATACATACTTTTACAACGTATGCACGGATTGATCCTGATATCATAACTAGATCGCGACCACGCTACCGGACAGATCAGCCGCATGAGAAGACGCACGTTCATCACCATTTGCATCTGCGTACGTATACTCGGTTTTTGTCGGGGGCGCTGCCGCGTATGGCGTTTGAAAACTGGCTGCGCAGCTTGCCGCCTACGGTGTATCGAGCCAAAGGCTTTATTCATGTGACGGATACGTCGCGCCTGTTTTTATTCCAGTACGCATATGGCGAACCGATGCTCATTCCGTACAACAGCGACCGTCCGTGTGAGGATGTGCTTGTGTTTATTGGAGATAATCTGGATACGGATCGGATTGAACAGGCGTTGAATGAGCTTGAGAATGCGGCGAGACGAGAGGGAACTTTGTAG